Proteins from a genomic interval of Chanos chanos chromosome 3, fChaCha1.1, whole genome shotgun sequence:
- the acvr1ba gene encoding activin A receptor type 1Ba, which translates to MSSERTALVLLALTGLVVISDALRCNCTNCEKTGYECETDGACMVSTSHIRGQEQHIRICISRDSLVPPGQPFYCLSAQGFLNTHCCYTDYCNSVDLKVPVGKTLNPEDRWGPVELVAVIAGPVFLFCLLLIVGVFLFQHHQRAYGHRQQLDVEDPSCDHLYLAKDKTLQDLIYDLSTSGSGSGLPLFVQRTVARTIVLQEIIGKGRFGEVWRGRWRGGDVAVKIFSSREERSWFREAEIYQTIMLRHENILGFIAADNKDNGTWTQLWLVSDYHEHGSLFDYLNHYSVTIEGMIKLALSAASGLAHLHMEILGTQGKPGIAHRDLKSKNILVKKNGTCAIADLGLAVRHESLTDTIDIAPNQRVGTKRYMAPEVLDETINMKHFDSFKCADIYALGLVYWEIARRCSAGGIHEEYQLPYYDLVPSDPSIEEMRKVVCDQRLRPNVPNWWQSYEALRVMGKIMRECWYANGAARLTALRIKKTLSQLSIQEDVKI; encoded by the exons ctcttagGTGTAACTGCACTAACTGCGAGAAGACGGGCTATGAGTGCGAAACGGACGGAGCATGCATGGTCTCCACTTCCCATATCCGTGGGCAGGAGCAGCACATTCGCATCTGCATTTCCCGGGACAGCCTGGTGCCGCCTGGGCAGCCATTCTACTGTCTAAGTGCCCAAGGGTTTCTCAACACCCACTGCTGCTACACAGACTACTGCAACAGCGTCGACCTCAAAGTCCCCGTCGGTAAGACCCTGA ATCCAGAAGACAGGTGGGGACCAGTGGAGCTGGTGGCGGTAATTGCTGGACCCGTCTTCCTCTTCTGCCTACTGCTGATTGTGGGCGTCTTCCTGTTCCAGCACCATCAGCGCGCTTACGGCCATCGACAGCAGCTGGATGTGGAGGACCCTTCCTGCGACCACCTCTACCTCGCAAAGGACAAGACGCTACAAGATCTGATTTATGACCTGTCCACCTCAGGATCTGGCTCCG GTCTGCCCTTGTTTGTGCAGCGCACAGTGGCCAGGACCATTGTGCTGCAGGAAATCATCGGGAAAGGGCGTTTCGGCGAGGTCTGGCGGGGGAGATGGCGAGGAGGAGATGTGGCAGTTAAGATTTTCTCCTCCAGAGAGGAGCGCTCCTGGTTCCGTGAGGCGGAAATCTATCAGACCATCATGCTTCGCCATGAGAACATATTGGGCTTCATTGCAGCAGACAACAAAG atAATGGCACATGGACCCAGCTTTGGCTGGTGTCAGACTATCACGAGCATGGCTCTCTGTTTGACTACTTGAACCACTACTCTGTCACAATCGAGGGTATGATCAAGTTGGCACTGTCGGCGGCCAGCGGCCTGGCACATCTGCACATGGAAATACTCGGCACACAGG GCAAACCTGGAATTGCACATCGTGATCTGAAATCTAAGAACATTTTGGTGAAGAAGAACGGCACGTGTGCCATCGCTGACCTGGGGTTGGCAGTGAGGCACGAGTCTCTCACTGACACCATTGATATTGCTCCTAATCAACGCGTGGGCACAAAGAG GTATATGGCCCCTGAAGTGCTGGATGAGACCATcaacatgaaacattttgacTCATTTAAATGTGCTGATATCTATGCCCTGGGACTGGTGTACTGGGAGATAGCACGCCGTTGCAGTGCTGGAG GTATCCACGAAGAGTACCAGTTGCCCTACTATGATCTCGTGCCCTCTGACCCCTCCATTGAGGAGATGAGGAAGGTGGTGTGCGACCAAAGGCTACGGCCAAATGTCCCCAACTGGTGGCAGAGCTATGAG GCCCTGCGAGTGATGGGGAAGATCATGCGGGAGTGCTGGTATGCTAATGGGGCCGCCAGACTCACAGCCCTGCGAATTAAGAAGactctctctcagctcagcaTACAGGAGGACGTGAAGatctga